In Desulfovibrio sp. 86, the following proteins share a genomic window:
- the rnc gene encoding ribonuclease III, which produces MQNFDVTPEKTSDTAFELVKKRLGHSFARRELLDLALTHSSWANEYSCGQEHNERQEFLGDAVLELCVSWEIYKRFPTAREGELTKMRSNLVSAVSLAERARDLGLDVLLKLGRGEENQGGRKRDAVLSDALEAVLAAVYEDGGFAAAQQAVARIFAGQWPDRAGDGKASKDYKTRLQEASQQRFGQAPLYTRLASHGPEHSKVFEVSLRLPDGSQFVASGSSCKKAEQQAARDALKTLGHTE; this is translated from the coding sequence ATGCAGAATTTTGACGTTACACCAGAAAAAACTTCGGATACGGCTTTTGAACTTGTCAAAAAACGGCTTGGGCACAGTTTTGCCCGGCGGGAACTGCTTGACCTGGCCCTGACGCACAGTTCGTGGGCCAACGAGTACTCTTGTGGTCAGGAGCACAATGAGCGGCAGGAATTTCTCGGTGACGCTGTGCTGGAACTTTGCGTCTCGTGGGAGATCTACAAGCGTTTTCCCACCGCGCGTGAAGGCGAACTCACCAAGATGCGCTCAAATCTCGTGAGCGCCGTGAGTCTTGCTGAAAGAGCGCGCGACCTTGGCCTTGATGTCCTTCTCAAGCTGGGCAGAGGAGAAGAAAATCAGGGAGGGCGCAAGCGCGACGCTGTACTCAGCGATGCTCTGGAGGCTGTATTGGCGGCTGTTTATGAAGATGGCGGCTTTGCGGCGGCCCAACAGGCCGTGGCACGTATATTCGCAGGACAGTGGCCCGACAGGGCCGGGGACGGAAAAGCCTCAAAAGACTATAAAACCCGGCTACAGGAAGCCTCGCAGCAGCGTTTTGGCCAGGCGCCACTGTACACGCGCTTGGCCAGTCATGGCCCCGAGCACTCCAAGGTTTTTGAAGTTTCTCTTCGTTTGCCTGACGGCAGTCAGTTTGTCGCAAGCGGCAGCAGCTGCAAAAAAGCTGAACAGCAAGCCGCGCGCGATGCGTTGAAAACGCTCGGACACACGGAATAA
- a CDS encoding flagellin N-terminal helical domain-containing protein: MSLVINHNMMAANTARNLNAHYSQLSKSVQRLSTGLRVNSAADDAAGLAIRELQRADIATLQQGARNANDAISMIQTADGALGVIDEKLTRMKELAEQAATGTYDSTQRLMIESEYQAMASEITRIANATDFNGIHLLNGSLSSDTHDGSGMKATGKMKIHFGTGNDSAEDYYYIKIGTSTASALGVGNQALDGSGKLRDGGTVSTQQAAQRALEAITNAIISKDKIRAHLGAMQNRLENTITNLNTQAENLQAAESRISDVDVATEMTQFVRNQILSQSAVAMLSQANSLPQMAMKLIGG, translated from the coding sequence ATGTCTTTGGTTATTAACCACAACATGATGGCCGCAAACACGGCCAGAAATTTGAATGCTCACTATTCCCAGTTGAGCAAGTCGGTACAGCGCCTTTCAACAGGTTTGCGCGTCAACAGCGCTGCGGACGACGCCGCAGGACTGGCCATTCGCGAACTGCAGCGTGCCGACATCGCCACTTTGCAACAGGGCGCGCGCAACGCCAATGACGCCATCTCAATGATTCAGACCGCCGACGGCGCTCTGGGCGTTATTGACGAAAAGCTCACCCGCATGAAGGAACTGGCCGAACAGGCGGCCACGGGCACGTACGATTCCACCCAGCGCCTGATGATCGAATCCGAATATCAGGCCATGGCTTCGGAAATCACCCGTATCGCCAATGCCACTGACTTCAACGGCATACATCTGCTCAACGGCTCTCTGTCCAGCGACACGCATGACGGCAGCGGCATGAAGGCCACGGGCAAGATGAAGATCCACTTTGGCACGGGCAACGACTCGGCCGAAGACTATTACTACATCAAGATTGGCACCAGTACGGCCTCGGCCCTTGGCGTCGGCAATCAGGCCCTTGATGGAAGCGGCAAACTGCGCGATGGCGGTACCGTCTCCACGCAGCAGGCCGCGCAGCGGGCTCTTGAAGCCATCACCAATGCCATTATCTCCAAGGACAAGATCCGCGCTCACCTTGGCGCCATGCAGAACCGCCTGGAGAATACCATCACCAACCTGAATACTCAGGCGGAAAACCTGCAGGCTGCCGAATCGCGCATTTCAGATGTGGACGTCGCCACCGAAATGACGCAGTTCGTGCGCAACCAGATCCTGAGCCAGTCTGCGGTGGCCATGCTCTCGCAGGCGAACTCGCTGCCACAGATGGCCATGAAGCTCATCGGCGGCTAG